The window GTAAATCCAGATGAGGCCAGGGCGCCAAGCGCCAGGTTTCCCTGCGCTTCAGCCTGTGTATCATCCTCCAGGCTTAGGCTCACCCAATCCAGCGCAATTTTAGTAGTGTCCTGATACACCAGCACCTCCAGCTGATCGGAAGTGCCAAAACAGATGGTATCCCTGGTAATGCTCCTTTCCTGTAGCCAGAGCTGATGGATACCCAGCCCCTGCCAGTCTACCAGCACCTGGTGAGTGCCCTGGCCGGCAGTAATCACGCCGCCGGCTATGTCCCAGGTATAGACAGAGCCCGCGGTATTGGTAACGCTGTACACCACCTGCTCACGCTCGTTCAGGCACACCTGCTCAGGCCCCTGGGGCGTTTCCGTATCCAGCTCCACATTAATGCGCACGGGCAACGTAAGCACTGCAGTTTCGCAACCTTTGCTGCTGGTGCTGGTGAGTGTAACTTTGGCATCAGGATTCGTGGGTCCCCAGTCGATCAATATTGTATTGGTGCCCTGCCCGGCGGTAATGGTGCCGCCCTCTACCTGCCACTGATAGCTGTAAAACTCTTTTTGCTGCACGCTGTAGGCTACGCCTTCTACCCCCGGACAAACAGATTTGGTGCCCAGGATTTTATCGGGCGGGGCAGGATATACCTGCAGCTTTAGGGTATCTTTCCTGATACAGTGTTCATTTGTGGCTGTTAAGATATATTCAAACTCCTGCACCTCAGCTCCTGTGTTGTGAAACTGGAAGAAGGGATTGGCAACTGTGCTGCTGCTCAAATGGGTGCCCGGAGACCAATGGTAGGTAGTGCCATTCTGTGGCTGTGCGCCTATGGCAAGCCTCTGACTGGAACAGACAATAGTATCTGCACCTGCATCGGCAATAAGGCCATTGTAAAAATAGCTTCTTATAAAATTGGGCAGGCCCAGGCCAGGCTTTCGCCCCCCTAAAGCAACAGCCTGTTCTACATAATTTTTCTGAAACTCCTCTTCATTTGGATTTCTTATCATGGATAAGATGCTTCCGTCTATCCCATAGCCTGTATTTATGTAAAGGTTGCCATCAGGAGCCAGCTGAAAGTCGCCGATAACACCCATGCTGATTTCCAATACATTCTTAACCGGATAATCGGGGAGGCTTAAATCAACTTGCAGTATCTTATTTCCGCTACTGGCATAAAGGTATTTGCCATCGGGAGAGAATTCTGCCTGGTTAAAATGTGTAGTTCCATCTACTTTTAGATACTTAGGACTAAATATTTTACCATCTGTAAAATCAAATTCAGCAATAATTAGTGTAGCACTTTCACTAGCGCTCAATTCATCAGCGATCATGATTACTTTATTGCCTGCAGGAGAAAATTTAATGTAATTGATCATCTGGTTTACAGTGAGGGAAGAAGTAACAGGGTTTTTATGGATTCCGCCCTGATCGATTTTATAGGCAAAAATTTTGCCCAGCTCATCTTTACTGGCTGAAAGTGCCCAGTACTCGCGATCCTCACCATCCATGCAGCTGCCTATAACTGATAAGCCTTCTGACCCTGGTGCATGTAGCTGTACCCCTTTTTCAATTACCCTGCCCAATCCGCCATTAGCAGTCAGGTCTATCACAGAATATGTCAATCCATTTCTGAAACCTCGTTCAAGCGCATCAACGGTTAAGATGTAGTAAATACCTGCTGCCGCAGGCTTAGGCACAATTACGGCAGATTGGCGGGCAGAATGATGGCCACCCAGCTCGTCTCCAGCTTCCATCACCTGGTGATTTTTGTTCCAGACAGTTATGCCATTGGTAT of the Flammeovirgaceae bacterium 311 genome contains:
- a CDS encoding hypothetical protein (COG2319 FOG: WD40 repeat), translating into MKFFRALCVLIIFFSLNALAQKQANIWYFGQLAGLDFNYNPPKPLLDGALGSHEGSAAMADGNGRLLFYTNGITVWNKNHQVMEAGDELGGHHSARQSAVIVPKPAAAGIYYILTVDALERGFRNGLTYSVIDLTANGGLGRVIEKGVQLHAPGSEGLSVIGSCMDGEDREYWALSASKDELGKIFAYKIDQGGIHKNPVTSSLTVNQMINYIKFSPAGNKVIMIADELSASESATLIIAEFDFTDGKIFSPKYLKVDGTTHFNQAEFSPDGKYLYASSGNKILQVDLSLPDYPVKNVLEISMGVIGDFQLAPDGNLYINTGYGIDGSILSMIRNPNEEEFQKNYVEQAVALGGRKPGLGLPNFIRSYFYNGLIADAGADTIVCSSQRLAIGAQPQNGTTYHWSPGTHLSSSTVANPFFQFHNTGAEVQEFEYILTATNEHCIRKDTLKLQVYPAPPDKILGTKSVCPGVEGVAYSVQQKEFYSYQWQVEGGTITAGQGTNTILIDWGPTNPDAKVTLTSTSSKGCETAVLTLPVRINVELDTETPQGPEQVCLNEREQVVYSVTNTAGSVYTWDIAGGVITAGQGTHQVLVDWQGLGIHQLWLQERSITRDTICFGTSDQLEVLVYQDTTKIALDWVSLSLEDDTQAEAQGNLALGALASSGFTLYRRPWGSETWLEVGSAVKDHISYTDGPLESDLYSYEYLLSSQNPCNQSITSPPHRTMLLKGEPDPLTDKVYLEWNPYQGWPEGVEKYEVWRKLDEQEHYQLLAVTDAQNQQFMATNAADGFTHHYRIKAVERGSGYTSWSNEISLSFTHDLMIPNVFTPNGDEFNATFAIKKLEMYPDNELTIYNRWGQVVFKKQGYNNDWDGSGATPGVYFYSLTLDSRQKHYKGWVMIVTTNKDLH